Proteins co-encoded in one Chloroflexota bacterium genomic window:
- a CDS encoding winged helix DNA-binding domain-containing protein, producing the protein MPILMTPSALPATLDRRTLNRALLARQLLLRRETRPVPEVIEHLVGLQAQVPADPYVALWSRLEGFDPEELGLLITERRALRAPLMRATIHLVTDRDALELYLVMRPVLRRTFSSQSPFGRNLAGVDLDAVVAAGRAMIEERPRTRAELRTLLGPRWPDRDPASLAQAVTYLLPLAQVPPRGVWKRAGQAKWATIEAWLGRPLATDTSPEPVILRYLAAFGPATVGDIRTWCGLSGIREVIERLRPRLRTFRDESGRELWDVPDAPIPDPDTPAPVRFLPEYDNVVLSHDDRSRIIDDDDRRRVLAAAYVGSFGTILIDGFARATWRMARQPGRASLRIGLLDPLSESDLDDVTNEGERLLAFVEPGAETREVQFQRLSTA; encoded by the coding sequence ATGCCAATTCTCATGACGCCATCTGCCCTCCCCGCCACCCTCGATCGCCGGACGCTGAATCGCGCCCTCCTGGCTCGCCAGCTGCTCCTTCGCCGCGAGACGCGTCCGGTCCCGGAGGTGATCGAGCATCTCGTAGGGCTTCAGGCACAGGTTCCCGCCGATCCGTATGTCGCGCTCTGGTCGCGTCTCGAAGGTTTCGATCCCGAGGAGTTGGGCCTGCTGATCACCGAGCGTCGCGCGCTCCGGGCGCCGCTGATGCGCGCCACCATCCACCTGGTCACGGACCGTGACGCACTCGAGCTGTACCTCGTCATGCGCCCGGTCCTGCGCCGGACGTTCTCTTCGCAGAGCCCGTTTGGGCGCAACCTGGCTGGCGTCGATCTGGACGCCGTGGTGGCCGCCGGCCGGGCGATGATCGAGGAGCGGCCGAGGACGCGCGCCGAGCTCCGAACGCTTCTCGGGCCCCGGTGGCCGGATCGCGATCCTGCCTCCCTGGCACAGGCGGTCACGTACCTGCTGCCGCTGGCACAGGTTCCGCCGAGAGGCGTCTGGAAACGCGCTGGCCAGGCCAAGTGGGCCACGATCGAAGCATGGCTGGGTCGCCCGCTGGCCACCGATACGTCCCCGGAACCGGTGATCCTGCGCTACCTGGCCGCGTTCGGTCCGGCCACGGTTGGCGATATTCGAACCTGGTGTGGGCTGTCCGGGATCCGCGAGGTTATCGAGCGCCTTCGGCCCCGCCTACGTACCTTTCGCGACGAATCCGGACGGGAGCTGTGGGACGTGCCCGATGCACCGATTCCCGACCCGGACACGCCCGCTCCGGTCCGTTTCCTGCCCGAATACGACAACGTCGTCCTTTCCCACGACGACCGCAGCCGGATCATCGATGACGACGATCGCCGGCGGGTGCTCGCCGCGGCGTATGTAGGCAGCTTCGGAACGATTCTCATCGATGGGTTTGCACGAGCCACGTGGCGGATGGCCCGCCAGCCCGGTCGCGCGAGCCTCCGGATTGGCCTCCTGGACCCCTTGTCAGAGTCGGATCTCGACGACGTGACCAACGAGGGCGAGCGCTTGCTGGCCTTCGTCGAGCCCGGTGCCGAGACCCGTGAAGTCCAGTTTCAGCGTCTGTCCACCGCCTG